In one Bactrocera tryoni isolate S06 chromosome 5, CSIRO_BtryS06_freeze2, whole genome shotgun sequence genomic region, the following are encoded:
- the LOC120778866 gene encoding alcohol dehydrogenase-like, with amino-acid sequence MDLKGKNVIYEGGFGGIGQRCLREFLAKGVKNLVIFDLQENADILQDLRTSYPEANIFFFAFDITDKNSITAAFEKAVEKIGHFDVLVNGCGLMDDTKVELMIEINLMGLIHSTLTALPYMNKSNGGRGGLIINISSVAGLEPTAVVAVYSAAKHGVTAFTRAMANPHYYKHFGVSFITICPGITETNLVANIHDKVIFKFAEVLGARLDTAERQSPEVCAQNLVKLAETGKNGGVYMLDLGEIKEITFPTMWTPVFNS; translated from the exons ATGGATTTGAAAGgtaaaaatgtgatttatgaAGGTGGCTTTGGAGGCATTGGACAGCGTTGTTTGAGGGAATTTCTCGCCAAAGGTGTAAAG aacctAGTAATTTTCGATTTGCAAGAAAATGCAGACATTTTGCAAGATTTAAGGACCTCGTATCCCGAGGCGAATATCTTTTTCTTTGCCTTCGACATCACTGATAAGAATAGCATTACAGCGGCCTTCGAGAAAGCGGTTGAGAAAATCGGACACTTTGATGTGCTGGTCAATGGTTGTGGTTTGATGGATGATACCAAAGTGGAGCTGatgattgaaattaatttg ATGGGTTTAATTCATAGTACTTTGACGGCTCTGCCATATATGAATAAATCCAATGGTGGACGCGGTGGCCTTATCATCAATATATCTTCCGTGGCCGGCTTGGAGCCAACGGCTGTCGTAGCTGTTTATTCGGCGGCAAAACACGGTGTCACAGCATTCACACGAGCCATGGCG AATCCCCACTACTACAAGCATTTCGGCGTGAGCTTTATCACCATTTGTCCAGGCATTACAGAAACTAACCTTGTGGCGAACATTCACGACAaggtaatatttaaatttgctgaAGTTTTAGGCGCACGTTTGGATACAGCCGAGCGCCAAAGTCCCGAAGTTTGCGCACAGAACTTGGTGAAACTTGCGGAGACTGGCAAAAATGGTGGTGTCTATATGCTGGATTTGGGCGAAATTAAGGAAATAACATTCCCCACCATGTGGACGCCGGTTTTCAACTCTTAA
- the LOC120778612 gene encoding alcohol dehydrogenase-like yields MDLKNKNVIYVGGFGGIGFCCCKSLLEQGVANIAIMDVVEDAEMLETLQAINKAANVFYIKMDLTDVENIEGAFTEAHDTMGRFDIVVNGSGIMNEHEIERTIQINLLGVIYSTFAALRLMDKSKGGNGGLIVNISSVVSLDAYGAYAVYTASKYGVNGFTRALSDPYYYSQTKVGFITICPSTTETQMVSSLRMDALTTFDRMPPLPKTLCNNQSPENCAYNLVTAIKTAKNGSVWILSAGILREYHYPDI; encoded by the exons ATGgatttaaagaataaaaatgtaatttatgtGGGTGGATTTGGTGGCATCGGTTTCTGTTGTTGCAAAAGCCTCTTAGAACAAGGGGTGGCC AATATAGCGATTATGGATGTGGTTGAGGATGCTGAAATGCTTGAGACATTGCAAGCTATCAATAAAGCTGCTAATGTATTCTATATCAAAATGGACTTAACAGATGTGGAGAATATAGAGGGTGCCTTCACAGAAGCACATGACACAATGGGTCGCTTCGATATTGTGGTGAACGGTAGTGGCATAATGAATGAACATGAAATCGAACGAACAATACAAATCAATTTG TTAGGTGTCATTTACAGCACTTTTGCGGCTTTGCGTCTAATGGACAAATCGAAAGGTGGGAATGGCGGTCTAATCGTAAACATTTCCTCCGTCGTCAGTTTGGATGCTTATGGCGCATATGCTGTGTATACCGCTTCTAAATATGGTGTTAATGGATTCACACGAGCACTTTCG GATCCATATTATTACAGTCAAACAAAAGTCGGTTTCATCACGATCTGCCCGAGCACAACGGAAACACAAATGGTTTCATCGCTCCGCATGGATGCATTGACAACATTCGATCGTATGCCACCACTGCCCAAGACGTTGTGTAACAATCAAAGTCCGGAAAATTGTGCCTATAATTTAGTAACAGCCATTAAGACTGCCAAAAATGGTTCAGTGTGGATTTTGAGTGCCGGCATTCTAAGGGAATATCACTATCCCGATATctaa
- the LOC120778118 gene encoding fat body protein 2, producing MFDLSGKNVVYVGGFSGIGYQVCHMLMKKQISHLIVMGRMENMEMMQKLQAENSSVNVMFVHMNLMDRVNMEQAVKQVMGVIKHIDVLINGAGVLADKDMETTMGVNLMGMMNMVWLSMPYMDKTQMGQGGIVMNIASVYGLEPAPAFPVYAAAKHGVIGFTRSMADKRHYQHTGVAFIVVCPGLTTSEAMMNLREKSVMGQHSYVGELVEAMDKAKQQSPDECAMNMVKAMEVMKNGAVYLCNMGQLKEVMPTNYWHM from the exons atgttcgaTTTGAGCGGTAAAAATGTCGTCTATGTTGGAGGCTTCAGCGGTATTGGCTACCAAGTTTGCCATATGCTGATGAAGAAGCAAATAAGC CACCTGATTGTGATGGGTCGCATGGAGAATATGGAGATGATGCAGAAGCTACAAGCGGAAAATAGCTCAGTCAATGTGATGTTCGTTCACATGAACCTGATGGACCGCGTCAACATGGAACAAGCTGTTAAACAAGTGATGGGCGTCATAAAACACATCGATGTTCTGATTAATGGTGCAGGCGTTTTGGCCGACAAGGACATGGAAACCACAATGGGCGTGAACTTG aTGGGCATGATGAATATGGTTTGGTTGAGTATGCCGTACATGGATAAAACGCAAATGGGTCAAGGCGGTATTGTGATGAATATTGCCTCCGTTTACGGTTTGGAACCGGCACCTGCCTTCCCAGTATATGCCGCTGCCAAGCACGGTGTCATTGGTTTCACACGCTCAATGGCG gaCAAGCGTCATTACCAACACACAGGTGTGGCTTTCATTGTTGTATGCCCTGGTCTTACTACCAGCGAAGCGATGATGAATTTACGCGAGAAGTCGGTGATGGGTCAGCATTCATATGTTGGAGAGTTGGTAGAAGCGATGGACAAAGCCAAACAGCAATCACCTGATGAGTGTGCGATGAATATGGTCAAAGCGATGGAGGTGATGAAAAATGGTGCTGTCTATTTGTGCAACATGGGTCAACTAAAGGAAGTGATGCCAACCAACTATTGGCATATGTAA